Proteins co-encoded in one Flavobacterium fluviale genomic window:
- a CDS encoding DUF4136 domain-containing protein, with the protein MNIKRTNLRILPILFLGLIYSCSPTVKVTSDYDHSANFGEYKTFAVYDLKAQQGQVNQLNVDRVTKAIRNEMLAKGFTESSNPDLRVNAVSILKNKTSVSANTDFYGYGGMYRPYGYWGGGAMMGGANTTFNTYDYVDGSVVIDIVSTKTQKLVWQGIGNAEIDSKPDNPEEFINSSIKKILAGFPPGAVQK; encoded by the coding sequence ATGAATATTAAAAGAACAAATCTTCGTATACTCCCAATATTATTTTTGGGATTAATTTACAGCTGCTCTCCAACTGTAAAAGTAACATCAGATTATGATCATTCTGCAAACTTTGGTGAATATAAAACCTTTGCGGTTTATGATCTAAAAGCACAGCAGGGTCAGGTAAATCAGCTGAATGTTGATCGAGTAACAAAAGCTATTCGAAATGAAATGCTTGCCAAAGGATTTACAGAATCCAGTAATCCAGATTTACGAGTTAATGCTGTCTCTATCCTTAAAAACAAAACCTCTGTAAGTGCAAATACTGACTTTTATGGTTATGGCGGTATGTATCGTCCATACGGATATTGGGGTGGAGGCGCCATGATGGGAGGCGCAAATACCACATTTAATACATATGATTATGTTGATGGTTCGGTGGTAATTGATATTGTATCTACTAAAACTCAAAAATTAGTTTGGCAGGGAATTGGAAATGCTGAAATTGACAGCAAACCAGACAATCCAGAAGAATTTATAAATAGTTCTATCAAAAAAATACTTGCTGGTTTCCCTCCTGGAGCAGTTCAAAAGTAA
- a CDS encoding helix-turn-helix domain-containing protein translates to MIDILLSLFFFIAVIAGLATSIMVLFSKKNYSKSFFLGLFLLSLAVVSIYNFYLSANTIKNFPELFTITKSFIFLAAPCSFLYVRNILSFEKKGIRKYDWLHFLPFLIYFVLTLFAYVGSFTTLKAAQYIAQLIKNPFSILALTIWLSYVFFQTMLILNYDLKKFKGDQFHQIKVISWIKVYNLMILFLFSALFVHHFLLRKIDVVDISCYFLISSVLFFTVGWLYFRPQIFHDEEEAFDFVNDNAVSVKSKDNKNNLVITYELTAEKKEDYLVKLDYILNANKLFLKKDFVIRDLSDETGISVHHLSNLINSEFGLHFQDYVNLKRIEYFKDKINDPEWKDLSLEGMAWGSGFKSRTTCFRAFIKHTGKSPSEYFKTIRKNSDRRGDYRLNNAST, encoded by the coding sequence ATGATCGATATATTACTTTCACTTTTCTTTTTTATTGCCGTAATCGCAGGTTTGGCAACCTCAATTATGGTTCTTTTTTCCAAAAAAAACTATTCAAAAAGTTTCTTTCTGGGGCTGTTTTTATTGAGTCTTGCAGTGGTAAGTATCTACAATTTTTATCTTTCTGCCAATACCATTAAAAATTTTCCAGAGCTGTTTACTATTACAAAATCCTTTATTTTTTTAGCAGCACCCTGTTCCTTTTTATATGTTAGAAACATTTTATCTTTCGAAAAAAAAGGAATCAGAAAATACGATTGGCTGCATTTTCTGCCTTTTCTTATTTATTTTGTATTGACACTTTTTGCATACGTTGGAAGTTTTACCACTTTAAAAGCGGCACAGTATATTGCACAGCTAATCAAAAATCCGTTTTCTATTTTAGCTTTGACGATTTGGCTTTCCTATGTCTTTTTTCAAACCATGTTGATTTTAAACTATGATCTGAAAAAATTTAAAGGAGACCAATTTCATCAAATTAAAGTAATCAGCTGGATCAAGGTTTATAACCTTATGATTTTGTTTTTATTTTCTGCCCTTTTTGTTCATCATTTTCTATTAAGAAAAATCGATGTTGTAGACATTTCCTGCTATTTCTTAATCTCATCAGTTCTGTTTTTTACTGTAGGCTGGCTTTATTTCAGACCTCAGATTTTTCATGATGAAGAAGAAGCATTTGATTTTGTAAATGACAATGCAGTTTCTGTAAAATCAAAAGACAATAAAAATAATCTGGTAATTACATACGAGTTAACAGCCGAGAAAAAGGAAGATTATTTAGTAAAGCTGGATTATATTTTAAATGCAAACAAGCTCTTTTTGAAGAAAGACTTTGTTATTAGAGATCTTTCTGATGAAACAGGAATATCTGTTCACCATCTCTCTAATTTGATTAATTCTGAATTTGGACTTCATTTTCAGGATTATGTTAACCTTAAACGTATTGAGTATTTCAAAGACAAAATAAACGATCCAGAATGGAAGGATTTGTCTCTTGAAGGCATGGCTTGGGGTTCTGGCTTTAAATCCCGTACAACCTGTTTTAGAGCATTTATAAAGCACACAGGGAAATCGCCTTCAGAGTATTTTAAAACCATTAGAAAAAATTCTGATCGTAGAGGTGATTATCGCTTGAATAATGCCTCTACATAA
- a CDS encoding SphA family protein, with amino-acid sequence MKAKINNSKKTIQSVLVLLLLLTSFYSNAQLKGGHILGAMGLQSGTQAPENTLSVYVPAYIYTASSLRNGDGDKIGNPDLTMFITGAGASYITDFKILGANYGASILLAGASNTIQGSYIDSKSDFAFTDMYVQPIQLGWHNKRADFIFTYQLYLPTGKYELGGSNNSGLGMFMNEFSAGTTLYFNDKKTFHFSALASYEINGKKKDTDIKTGDILSVEGGLGKTFYCMNAEKTAPKGILNAGLIYYLQYKVSDDKIPVGSLLLEPEKDHVGGLGAEINYLHIGCMTSAGFRWIGEVDAVNRFQGNTFFITLAHVFDFKKK; translated from the coding sequence ATGAAAGCAAAAATTAATAATTCTAAAAAAACAATACAATCAGTTTTAGTGCTATTATTACTATTGACTTCCTTTTACAGCAATGCACAATTAAAAGGAGGACATATTCTTGGTGCTATGGGACTGCAATCGGGAACGCAGGCTCCTGAAAATACCTTGAGTGTCTATGTTCCTGCATATATTTATACGGCATCTTCTTTAAGAAATGGTGATGGCGATAAAATAGGAAATCCAGATTTGACTATGTTTATAACTGGTGCGGGGGCATCGTATATAACCGACTTTAAAATTTTAGGAGCCAACTACGGAGCATCAATTTTACTGGCAGGAGCTTCTAATACTATTCAAGGAAGTTATATCGATTCAAAAAGTGATTTTGCCTTTACAGATATGTATGTACAGCCCATTCAATTAGGCTGGCATAATAAAAGAGCCGATTTTATTTTTACCTATCAATTGTATCTTCCAACAGGAAAATATGAACTGGGCGGAAGTAATAATAGTGGTTTAGGAATGTTTATGAATGAGTTTTCAGCAGGAACAACATTATACTTTAATGATAAAAAAACCTTTCACTTTTCAGCATTAGCTTCTTATGAAATTAATGGAAAGAAAAAAGATACCGACATTAAAACAGGTGATATCCTAAGTGTTGAAGGAGGTTTAGGAAAAACTTTTTATTGTATGAATGCTGAAAAAACAGCCCCAAAAGGAATACTGAATGCAGGGCTAATCTATTATTTGCAGTATAAAGTTTCAGATGATAAAATTCCAGTTGGAAGCCTGTTGCTTGAGCCAGAAAAAGATCATGTGGGCGGACTGGGAGCTGAGATTAATTATCTTCATATTGGCTGTATGACTTCTGCAGGATTTCGATGGATTGGCGAAGTCGATGCTGTAAATAGATTTCAGGGAAATACTTTCTTTATCACTTTGGCACATGTTTTCGACTTCAAGAAAAAGTAA
- a CDS encoding BamA/TamA family outer membrane protein, translating into MKNKKTTPKIILFLLWFLLSLNPINAQKQHISVKDSLDGAFDLSDYIIYAHGFIVVPTVITEPALGGIGGAIVPVFLKKHAPVVDENGKKRFINPDITGGIGMYTGNKSWMVGGFRSGTLIKPKILYRVMAGYGDMNLSFYANNRPNLPDQEFKLNFKSTIFYTQWLKQFNNPKWSAGPQYLFLNSKINLPDVNLPPPFVEPKDIKSTISQLGGAIQFDGRDNIFTPDKGIRLQSDFFWSDNILGSDYDAWRVNLSAIGFYPLTKKLIGGLRIEGEQAFGNPPFYLRPGINLRGIPAARYQGKTSIVTEAELRWDFYRRWSIMGYGGLASAFNEWDKAFAKPVVYSYGTGFRYLLARKFKLRMGVDVARGPEDWAYYIVFGSNWLR; encoded by the coding sequence ATGAAAAATAAAAAAACAACCCCAAAAATTATCCTATTCTTGCTTTGGTTCCTGCTGTCGTTAAACCCTATAAACGCACAGAAACAGCATATAAGTGTAAAAGATTCTCTAGACGGAGCGTTTGATTTAAGTGACTACATCATTTATGCACACGGATTTATAGTTGTGCCAACCGTAATTACAGAGCCGGCTCTAGGCGGAATAGGCGGTGCAATTGTTCCTGTTTTCTTAAAAAAACACGCACCAGTTGTCGATGAAAACGGAAAAAAACGTTTTATAAATCCAGATATCACGGGCGGCATCGGAATGTATACTGGAAATAAAAGCTGGATGGTTGGAGGCTTTCGTTCGGGAACGCTTATTAAACCCAAAATATTATACCGTGTAATGGCTGGCTATGGCGATATGAATTTATCTTTTTATGCTAATAATCGTCCAAATCTGCCAGATCAGGAATTTAAGCTCAATTTTAAATCTACTATTTTTTATACACAATGGCTGAAACAGTTTAACAATCCAAAGTGGAGCGCCGGACCTCAGTATCTTTTTTTAAATTCTAAAATAAATCTGCCCGACGTTAATCTGCCGCCGCCTTTTGTTGAGCCAAAAGATATTAAAAGTACCATAAGTCAGTTGGGAGGTGCAATTCAATTTGACGGAAGAGACAATATATTTACTCCCGATAAAGGAATTAGACTTCAATCAGATTTCTTTTGGTCAGACAATATATTAGGGAGCGATTATGATGCGTGGCGCGTCAATTTATCTGCAATAGGGTTTTATCCCTTAACTAAAAAATTAATTGGCGGGCTGAGGATTGAAGGGGAACAGGCGTTTGGAAACCCGCCTTTTTATTTAAGACCAGGAATCAATTTAAGAGGAATTCCGGCGGCGAGATATCAGGGAAAAACAAGTATTGTAACTGAAGCCGAATTAAGATGGGATTTTTACCGACGATGGAGTATAATGGGATACGGCGGCCTTGCTAGTGCTTTTAACGAGTGGGACAAAGCCTTTGCAAAACCTGTTGTCTACAGTTACGGAACGGGTTTTAGATATTTACTTGCTAGAAAATTTAAACTCAGAATGGGAGTCGATGTTGCCAGAGGTCCAGAAGACTGGGCTTATTATATTGTTTTTGGAAGTAATTGGCTTAGATAG
- a CDS encoding C1 family peptidase: protein MNTFSFKSVFAASVFLAGTAGCFAQDVLVNSLKLNASDKSKENFKFTEVINLGTTSVKTQGSSGTCWSYSTNSFLESEMIRLGKQPVELSQIYSARNVYVEKGINYVRMHGAITLGDGGALHDVINMYKKYGTVPREVYTGLNYGTDKNKFGEMAALIEGVLAAVVKNPNGELTPNWQKAYAAVIDSYLGKVPENFNYKGKSYTPQSFAKEVVGINPDEYVELSSFNNTPYYQKTTMMVPDNWSLDQVYNVKVNDMTDVIDNALKKGYTVAWATDVSEKSFSWKNGVAYVPTKKFDDMNAEEKADMFNGPKAEPEITPEMRQAAFDNYTTTDDHGMHIIGLAKDQTGKEYYIVKNSWGETNDYKGFLFVTKNFVKYKTTALLVNKGGIPTEIAKKLGV, encoded by the coding sequence ATGAATACATTTTCATTCAAATCAGTGTTTGCAGCATCAGTATTTTTGGCTGGAACAGCAGGCTGTTTTGCGCAGGACGTTTTAGTAAATTCACTTAAACTAAACGCTAGCGACAAAAGTAAAGAGAACTTCAAATTTACAGAAGTAATTAACTTAGGAACAACATCAGTAAAAACTCAAGGTTCATCTGGAACTTGCTGGAGTTATTCGACAAATTCATTCTTAGAGTCAGAGATGATTCGTTTAGGAAAACAGCCGGTTGAGTTATCTCAAATTTACTCTGCAAGAAATGTATATGTTGAGAAAGGTATTAACTACGTTCGTATGCACGGAGCAATTACACTTGGAGATGGAGGAGCTTTGCACGATGTTATTAACATGTATAAAAAATACGGAACTGTACCAAGAGAGGTTTATACAGGATTAAACTATGGAACAGACAAAAATAAATTTGGTGAAATGGCTGCTCTAATCGAAGGAGTTTTGGCAGCGGTTGTTAAAAACCCGAACGGAGAATTGACACCAAACTGGCAAAAAGCTTATGCAGCAGTTATTGATTCTTATTTAGGAAAAGTACCAGAAAACTTTAACTACAAAGGGAAAAGCTATACACCGCAATCTTTTGCTAAAGAAGTGGTTGGAATTAACCCAGATGAGTATGTAGAATTATCATCTTTCAACAATACGCCATATTACCAAAAAACTACGATGATGGTGCCAGATAACTGGTCATTAGATCAGGTTTACAATGTAAAAGTGAACGATATGACAGACGTTATCGACAATGCTTTGAAAAAAGGTTACACAGTAGCTTGGGCAACAGATGTTAGCGAAAAAAGTTTCAGCTGGAAAAATGGTGTAGCTTACGTTCCAACTAAAAAATTCGACGACATGAATGCAGAAGAAAAAGCAGACATGTTTAACGGACCAAAAGCAGAACCAGAAATTACTCCAGAAATGCGTCAGGCTGCGTTTGATAATTACACTACAACAGATGACCATGGAATGCATATTATTGGTTTAGCGAAAGACCAAACTGGAAAAGAATACTATATCGTAAAAAATTCTTGGGGAGAAACAAACGACTACAAAGGTTTCTTGTTTGTAACTAAGAACTTCGTAAAATATAAAACTACTGCATTATTAGTAAACAAAGGAGGAATTCCAACGGAGATTGCTAAGAAGTTAGGGGTTTAA
- the rseP gene encoding RIP metalloprotease RseP, whose protein sequence is MDIVIKLSQFLLSLSLLIILHELGHFIPAKLFKTRVEKFYLFFDVKYSLFKKKIGETEYGIGWLPLGGYVKISGMIDESMDKEQMALPPQPWEFRSKPAWQRLIIMLGGVTVNFILAFIIYIGMAFAYGDTYIANSDLKDGVAIENPAMLKAGFKTGDKIISIDGKAVENFDSDMNMNVIMAKHVLIERSGQQQTITMPTDFVDQLSKTEKGLLIGIRRPFAIAKVDEASPNQNLKPKDLILSLNGQKIKYFDEAKTILTANKGKQIPAVVLRDLKETPISLKVSSTGTLGVVSGGLDLKSLEKLGYYKISTKEYGFFESIPVGLEKGKDQLVGYGKQLKMIFNPETKAYKQVGGFAAIYNIFPSSWSWEVFWSITALLSIMLGVMNLLPIPALDGGHVMFLLYEIISGKKPSDKFLENAQMVGFVLLISLLLFANGNDIYKAIVGK, encoded by the coding sequence ATGGATATAGTTATCAAACTCTCTCAATTTCTATTGAGTTTATCTTTACTTATTATTCTTCATGAATTAGGGCATTTTATCCCTGCAAAATTGTTTAAAACAAGAGTCGAAAAATTTTACTTATTTTTTGATGTTAAATATTCACTTTTCAAAAAGAAAATCGGAGAAACAGAATATGGTATCGGATGGCTTCCGCTTGGTGGTTATGTGAAAATTTCTGGAATGATTGATGAAAGTATGGACAAAGAGCAAATGGCTCTGCCTCCTCAGCCATGGGAATTTCGTTCAAAACCAGCTTGGCAACGTTTAATTATTATGCTTGGCGGTGTTACGGTAAACTTTATCCTGGCTTTTATTATTTATATCGGAATGGCATTTGCTTACGGAGATACTTATATTGCAAACTCTGACTTAAAAGATGGTGTTGCGATTGAAAATCCTGCTATGCTGAAAGCTGGTTTTAAAACTGGCGATAAAATCATTTCTATTGATGGTAAAGCGGTAGAAAACTTTGACAGTGATATGAACATGAATGTAATCATGGCCAAACACGTTTTGATTGAAAGAAGCGGACAACAGCAAACGATTACAATGCCGACAGATTTTGTAGATCAGCTTTCTAAAACAGAAAAAGGACTTCTTATTGGTATCCGTAGACCATTTGCGATTGCAAAAGTTGATGAGGCATCTCCGAATCAAAATTTAAAACCAAAAGATTTAATTCTTTCTCTTAACGGACAAAAAATCAAATATTTTGATGAAGCAAAAACAATTTTAACAGCAAACAAAGGAAAACAGATTCCTGCTGTTGTTTTACGCGATTTAAAAGAAACACCTATTAGTTTGAAAGTTTCTTCGACAGGAACTTTAGGCGTTGTTTCTGGTGGTTTAGACTTAAAATCTTTAGAGAAATTGGGTTACTATAAAATTAGTACTAAAGAATATGGTTTCTTCGAATCTATTCCGGTTGGTCTTGAAAAAGGTAAAGACCAATTAGTAGGTTACGGAAAACAATTGAAAATGATTTTTAATCCAGAAACTAAAGCTTACAAACAAGTGGGTGGTTTTGCTGCGATTTACAACATTTTCCCTAGTTCTTGGAGCTGGGAAGTTTTCTGGTCAATCACGGCTTTATTGTCGATTATGCTTGGAGTTATGAATTTATTGCCAATTCCTGCACTTGATGGCGGCCACGTGATGTTTTTATTGTATGAAATAATTAGTGGCAAAAAACCAAGCGATAAATTCCTAGAGAATGCGCAAATGGTTGGTTTTGTTTTACTTATTTCACTATTACTATTTGCTAACGGAAATGACATTTACAAAGCAATTGTAGGCAAGTAA
- a CDS encoding ATP-binding cassette domain-containing protein: MLKIIIDHKKYKDKSILENINISIDQPGIYGVIGKNGQGKTTLFKCILGLEKFNGSCSVNEEKVVLQNAGWVPTDPPIYGELTAVEFYDFYAHLVDVDRKSTTHIFEVPSNQLIREFSTGMKKKTYLNAVFQKEFAIYILDEPFNGLDLESNYLLMNHIRAISKESIIFISSHILEILYRDCDKIFLLQNKNITEFEKSQYSEIEKELFVINNIE, translated from the coding sequence ATGCTGAAGATTATTATTGATCACAAAAAATATAAAGACAAATCAATATTAGAAAACATTAATATCAGTATTGATCAGCCTGGAATTTATGGTGTTATTGGTAAAAACGGTCAAGGTAAAACAACACTTTTTAAATGTATTTTAGGTTTAGAAAAGTTTAATGGAAGCTGTTCCGTTAATGAAGAAAAAGTAGTACTGCAAAATGCAGGCTGGGTTCCAACAGATCCTCCAATTTATGGAGAACTTACCGCGGTCGAATTTTACGACTTTTATGCCCATTTAGTAGATGTAGATAGAAAAAGCACAACTCACATATTTGAAGTTCCAAGTAATCAATTAATTCGGGAGTTTTCTACTGGAATGAAAAAGAAAACATATCTGAATGCCGTTTTTCAAAAAGAATTTGCAATTTATATTTTGGATGAGCCTTTTAACGGACTCGATTTAGAATCAAATTATTTGTTGATGAACCATATTAGAGCAATTTCAAAAGAGAGTATTATTTTTATTTCTTCGCATATATTAGAGATACTTTACAGGGATTGTGACAAAATTTTTCTACTTCAAAATAAGAACATTACTGAGTTTGAAAAAAGCCAATATTCAGAAATTGAGAAAGAATTGTTTGTGATAAATAATATTGAATAG
- a CDS encoding NADH:flavin oxidoreductase/NADH oxidase: MASQLFSPLTIKKITLKNRIAISPMCQYSSEDGFANDWHLVHLGSRATGGAGLIIQEATAVSPEARISPSDLGIWKDEHIEKLKQINQFIISQNSIPGIQLAHAGRKASVSAPWLGNKKLDFAQGGWQTVSASAIPYHDDEPFLPEALDKNGIQKVISDFKAATKRVVEAGYQVLEIHGAHGYLLHQFLSPLTNVRTDEYGGSFENRIRFTLEIVEAVQTEWPSDLPLFVRISATDWVENGWNPEESVQLSKILKEKGVDLIDVSSGGLVSHQKITLGPGYQVPFAEKVKKEADISTGAVGLITEARQAEEILNNSQADLILFARESLRNPNLPLDFAKELDSEIQWPKQYERAKI; the protein is encoded by the coding sequence ATGGCTTCACAATTATTTTCTCCATTAACTATAAAAAAAATTACTTTAAAAAATAGAATTGCAATTTCTCCAATGTGCCAGTATTCTTCAGAAGACGGTTTTGCAAACGATTGGCATTTGGTCCATCTAGGAAGTCGAGCGACTGGAGGTGCAGGTTTAATTATTCAGGAAGCTACGGCAGTTTCTCCAGAAGCAAGGATTTCTCCTTCAGATCTTGGAATTTGGAAAGATGAACACATCGAAAAATTAAAACAAATCAACCAATTCATTATTTCTCAAAATTCAATTCCAGGAATTCAATTGGCGCATGCGGGACGAAAAGCAAGTGTTTCGGCTCCATGGTTGGGCAATAAAAAATTAGATTTCGCTCAAGGCGGATGGCAGACGGTTTCTGCAAGTGCGATTCCGTATCATGATGACGAACCTTTTCTTCCAGAAGCTTTGGATAAAAACGGAATCCAAAAAGTGATTTCAGATTTTAAAGCAGCAACAAAACGAGTGGTAGAAGCTGGATATCAGGTTTTAGAAATTCACGGCGCGCACGGATATTTGCTGCATCAGTTTTTATCTCCATTGACAAATGTGAGAACAGATGAATACGGCGGAAGTTTTGAAAACAGAATTCGTTTTACACTCGAAATTGTAGAAGCAGTTCAAACCGAATGGCCGTCTGATTTACCATTATTTGTTAGAATATCGGCAACTGACTGGGTAGAAAACGGATGGAATCCTGAAGAATCTGTACAGCTTTCAAAAATATTAAAAGAAAAAGGAGTAGATTTAATTGACGTTTCATCGGGCGGATTGGTTTCGCATCAAAAAATTACACTTGGTCCAGGTTATCAAGTTCCTTTTGCAGAAAAAGTAAAAAAAGAAGCTGATATTTCAACTGGAGCAGTTGGTTTAATTACCGAAGCCAGACAAGCGGAAGAAATACTAAATAACAGTCAAGCTGATTTAATTTTATTCGCCAGAGAATCTTTGAGAAATCCGAATTTGCCTTTAGATTTCGCTAAAGAATTAGACAGCGAAATTCAATGGCCAAAACAATACGAGAGAGCTAAAATTTAA
- a CDS encoding Gfo/Idh/MocA family oxidoreductase: MQKIKTALLSYGMSGKVFHAPFLDIHEGFELLGSWERSKKLIQEDYPYVKSYASIDELLNDDVDLVIVNTPVGTHYEYAKKVLLAGKHAVVEKAFTTTVAEAKELASIAKEKGLKLAVFQNRRWDSDFKTIKKIIDERVLGDLIEAEFHFDRYNPLLSPKTHKETANDGAGVLKDLGPHLIDQAVSLFGCPKSVFGDIRVTRENSVVDDWIDLTLFYSNFRVRLKAGFFVREANPAYTIHGKKGSFLKPRGDVQEDDLKIGKKPNLESWGTEDANLQGLLHTEIDGKIVREKIPTLQGNYFSFFDAVYDSIVNDKKEPVTAEDGVKVMQVIEAAIASNAQQKVISI; this comes from the coding sequence ATGCAAAAAATAAAAACAGCACTTTTATCATACGGAATGTCGGGAAAAGTTTTTCACGCTCCGTTTTTAGATATTCATGAAGGATTTGAATTATTGGGTTCTTGGGAAAGAAGTAAAAAGCTGATTCAGGAAGATTATCCATACGTTAAAAGTTACGCTTCGATAGACGAGTTATTAAACGACGATGTAGATTTAGTAATTGTAAACACACCCGTAGGAACACATTATGAATATGCTAAAAAAGTCCTTTTGGCAGGCAAACATGCTGTTGTAGAAAAAGCTTTTACAACCACAGTTGCGGAGGCAAAAGAACTAGCATCAATCGCAAAAGAAAAGGGATTGAAATTGGCTGTATTTCAAAACAGAAGATGGGACAGTGACTTTAAAACAATCAAGAAAATTATCGACGAAAGGGTTCTAGGCGATTTGATAGAAGCAGAATTTCATTTTGACCGTTATAATCCTTTATTGAGTCCGAAGACACATAAAGAAACGGCAAATGACGGCGCTGGAGTTTTAAAAGATTTAGGTCCGCATTTAATAGATCAAGCGGTGAGTTTATTTGGCTGTCCGAAATCGGTATTTGGAGATATTCGAGTAACCAGAGAAAATTCTGTTGTAGACGACTGGATCGATTTGACATTGTTTTATTCTAATTTCAGAGTAAGATTAAAAGCAGGTTTTTTTGTGAGAGAAGCCAATCCAGCTTATACGATTCACGGTAAAAAAGGCTCTTTCTTAAAACCTCGAGGAGATGTTCAAGAAGATGATTTAAAAATCGGAAAAAAGCCAAATTTAGAATCTTGGGGAACAGAAGACGCAAATCTCCAAGGACTTTTACACACAGAAATTGATGGTAAAATAGTAAGAGAAAAAATCCCGACACTTCAAGGTAATTATTTTAGTTTTTTTGATGCAGTTTATGATTCGATCGTAAACGATAAAAAAGAACCAGTAACTGCAGAAGATGGTGTAAAAGTAATGCAGGTTATAGAAGCTGCCATTGCAAGTAATGCCCAGCAAAAGGTAATAAGTATATAA